In a genomic window of Bos mutus isolate GX-2022 chromosome 6, NWIPB_WYAK_1.1, whole genome shotgun sequence:
- the NPY1R gene encoding neuropeptide Y receptor type 1, giving the protein MNSTSFSQVENHSIYYNFSEKNSRFLAFENDDCHLPLAMIFTLALAYGAVIILGVSGNLALIIIILKQKEMRNVTNILIVNLSFSDLLVAIMCLPFTFVYTLMDHWVFGEAMCKLNPFVQCVSITVSIFSLVLIAVERHQLIINPRGWRPNNRHAYVGIAVIWVLAVASSLPFLIYQVLTDEPFQNVTLDAFKDKYVCFDKFPSDSHRLSYTTLLLVLQYFGPLCFIFICYFKIYVRLKRRNSMMDKMRDNKYRSSEAKRINVMLLSIVVAFAVCWLPLTIFNTVFDWDHQIIATCNHNLLFLLCHLTAMISTCVNPIFYGFLNKNFQRDLQFFFSFCDFRSRDDDYETIAMSTMHTDVSKTSLKQASPVALKKIHTDDNEKI; this is encoded by the exons ATGAATTCAACATCATTTTCTCAGGTGGAAAATCATTCAATCTATTATAACTTTTCAGAGAAGAATTCCCGGTTTTTGGCTTTTGAAAATGATGATTGTCATCTGCCCTTGGCCATGATATTCACGTTAGCACTTGCTTATGGAGCTGTGATCATTCTTGGGGTCTCTGGAAACCTGGCTTTGATCATCATCATCTTGAAAcaaaaagagatgagaaatgtCACCAACATCCTGATTGTGAACCTTTCCTTCTCAGACTTGCTTGTGGCCATCATGTGTCTTCCCTTCACGTTTGTCTACACACTGATGGACCACTGGGTTTTTGGTGAGGCAATGTGCAAGTTGAACCCCTTTGTGCAGTGCGTTTCCATCACTGTGTCCATCTTCTCTCTGGTCCTTATTGCCGTGGAACGGCATCAGCTGATTATCAATCCTCGGGGTTGGAGACCAAATAATAGACATGCATACGTAGGTATTGCTGTCATCTGGGTCCTTGCTGTGGCTTCTTCTCTGCCCTTCCTGATCTATCAAGTATTGACAGATGAGCCATTTCAAAATGTGACCCTTGATGCCTTCAAGGACAAATACGTCTGCTTTGATAAATTTCCATCAGACTCTCACCGGCTGTCTTACACCACTCTCCTCTTGGTGCTACAGTACTTTGGCCCgctctgttttatatttatttgctacTTCAAG ATATATGTAcgcttaaaaagaagaaacagcatgATGGACAAGATGAGAGACAATAAGTACAGGTCCAGTGAAGCCAAAAGAATCAACGTCATGCTGCTGTCCATCGTGGTGGCGTTTGCCGTCTGCTGGCTGCCTCTCACCATCTTCAACACTGTGTTTGACTGGGACCATCAGATCATTGCTACCTGCAACCATAATCTGTTGTTCCTTCTCTGCCACCTCACAGCCATGATCTCCACTTGTGTCAACCCTATATTTTATGGCTTCCTGAACAAAAATTTCCAGAGAGACCTGCAGTTCTTCTTTAGCTTTTGTGATTTCCGGTCTCGGGATGACGACTATGAGACCATCGCCATGTCCACCATGCACACGGATGTTTCTAAGACATCTCTGAAGCAAGCAAGCCCAGTCGCACTTAAAAAGATCCACACTGACGATAATGAAAAAATCTGA